The DNA window CCGTCACCGTCAAGCTCGAGTGCGAGGAGAACGGCGGCATCGAGAGCGATGGCGGTACGACGGGTGGCGGTGTCGGCGGTGTCGGCGGCGAGGGCGAAGGCGGCCCGATCGACGCGGTACTCAAGGCGCTGTTGCTGGGCACACCAACGGCCGATGCCACGCTGGGCATGCTCTACCCGTACGACAAGACCGTGTGGCCCCTGGGCCTGCTCGCTCCGCTCTTGCAGTGGAAGGCTGGCTCGATGGCGGTCGCCGACGGTGTGTACATCCACCTCACCGCGGCGAACTACGACTACAAGGGTTTCTTCGGGCGCCCCAAGCCGCTGGCGGCCGGTGCGCCGTTCGTGCGCCACCCGATCCCGCAAGCCGCATGGGATGCAGCAACGCTGTCGGCAGCCGGCGGCTCGCTGACCGCCAGCATCGTCGTGGCTCAGGGCGGTGTGGCCTATGGCCCGATGACCGAGACCTGGAGCGTCGCCAAGGGTCGCTTGAAGGGCACCGTGTACTACCAGTCGTACGGCACGAAGCTGGCGAAAAACTACGCCGGCGCCATCGGCGGGGACGGCATGTTCGGCGGCGCGACGTTGGCCATCAAGCCGGGCTCCACGGATCCCACGCTGGTCGCCGGCAAGAACGGCGATCATTCGGCCTGCCGCGTGTGCCACACGGTTGCGAGCGACGGCACGCGCATGATCGTGCAGCACGGCGAGAACTATCAGGTGAGCTCGAGCTACGCGCTCACTGCCGGGTATCCCGAGACCGGATACCCCGCGAGCACGAACACGACCCTCGGCTGGATCGGCATGTCGGCGGACGGCAGCATCGGCCTCGGCAACGCCGTCCCCCTGCCTGGCAACGCCAATGGCAGCGCGAACACGCAGCTCTACGACATGACGACCGGTGGAGTCATTCCAACGACCGGGCTCACGACGTTTGCGACGAAGGCCGGGATGCCGGCGTTCGCTCACGACACCAAGCGGGTCGCGTTCATGTTCTACGCGGGGCCAGGCGACGCCACCATCGGCGCTGGCGACGGCAAGAAGCTGGTCACGATGGACTTCGACGTGACCACGAAGGCCTTCTCCAATCCGAAGCTCGTCTACTCCGGGGCACAGCGCCCCGGCTGGCCGTGGTTCTTGCCAACCGGTGACGCGCTCGTCTTCCAGACCGAGGTCAAGACCAACTCCGGCGGTGAGTTCTTCGCCACGCGGAACGGCGCTCAAGGAGAGCTGTGGTGGACCGACGTCGCCACGGGCACCGCGGCCAAGCTCGACCGCGCAAACGGTAAGGACAGCGGTGCGACCTACTTGCCCGCCGGGCCAGGGAACCACGCCGACGACACCGTGTTGAACTATGAGCCCACCGTCGGCCCGGTCGCATCCGGAGGTTACGCCTGGGTCGTGTTCATGAGCCGCCGGCTCTACGGCAACGTCGCGACCATCGATCCTTGGTGGAGTGACCCGCGCGACCACGACTTGTTCCAGAACGCGACCACCAAGAAACTCTGGGTCGCGGCCATCGATCTCTCGGCCCCTCCCGGCACCGATCCCAGTCACCCAGCCTTCTACCTGCCCGGACAGGAGCTCCTCGCGGGCAACGCCCGCGGTTATTGGGTGATGGATCCCTGCAAGGCCGACGGTTCGACCTGTTCGAGTGGCGACGAGTGCTGCGGAGGCTACTGCCAGCAGGATCCACAGAGCGGCGCGCTGACCTGCGGCCAGAAGCAGAATCAATGCAGCAAGGAGTTCGATAAGTGCTCCACGAGCTCGGACTGCTGCGACAACAAACTCAAGTGCATCAACGAGATTTGCACGTTGATCGTGCCGCAGTGAAGCCGAGGCCGCCGGCGGCTCCCACCAGGATTTCGCGCTCTCCGAGCGCAGCCCGGTAAGATCCACCGCATGCGCTGGACCCGCCTCTTCGTGCTGTTCGCGCTCGGCCTGGCTGCGTGCAAGTCCGAGCCGCCTGCCGCCGCGAAGCCAACGGCATCCGCGAGCGCTTCTGCGGCAGTCGAGGCGGCATCCGCGGCCGCGAGCACACCCGCACCGAGTGCGAGCGCGCCGCCAGCCGAATCCCCTGCCCCGCTGGACCCCAAGCGCTACGCCTGGCTCTCCGACAAGTCCCAAGATTTTCCGCCTGCGGTCGACAGCCTCAGCACTCGCTTCCCATCCCCACCGAGCTACACGCGGGTGAAGGTCGCAGCCGGTTCCTTCGGGGAGTGGCTGCGCGGTCTACCCCTGGCTGCCGAGAAGACCCCGGTGAAGAACGTGAAGGGAGCGGTGGTTCACGAGGCTGATGATCAGTACGTGGCCGCGGTGGTCGCCATCGACTTTGGGAAGATCGATCTGCAGCAGAGCCCCGACGTGGTGATCCGGCTCCACGCCGAGTGGCTGTGGTCCCAGGGCGAAAAGACCATGACCTATCGCTCGGCGACCGGGCTCGATCTGCCACTTTCTCGCTGGGCGCGCGGCGAGCGCCTCGAAACGCAAGGCGCGAACGTGATGTGGCTCACGAAGGGCAAACCCGCCGAGCTGGACCACGCCGAGTTCCGCGAATATCTGCGAGGCGTCTTCACCTGGGCGAACAGCACCTCGCTGGCTCAGCAAGCCGAACCGGTCGCGGCGACGGACCTGGAACCGGGCGACTTCTTCGTCCACACCAGCTCTCCGGGACACGCGATGATCGTGCTCGACGTGGCAAAAAAGGCCAGCGGTCAGGAGGTCGCATTGCTCGGCCAAGCGCTCAACCCCGCCCAGAACGTACACGTGCTCAGGCCTGGGCGTGCGACCGCTTGGTTCAGCCTGCGACCCGGCGATCCGATCATCACGCCGCACACCAAAGAGTTCCCGTGGGAAGGGCTACGTCGACTCGGCCGACCAAAACCAGCGGAGTGAGACGCCGTTCGCTCACAGCCCGGCGAACACGGCCCGAATTTCGTCAGCGCGTGCGAAGGCGTCATGGCGACCGAGCTCGATCAGGCGTTCCGCGAAACCGCCATCGAAGAGCAGGTACGAGGCCCAGTCGGCCTCCTGGCTCATGCCCTCGACCGCAGCCCGCGCCAGAAAGCGTTCGAGGAGCGGATTGAGCTCGTTCTTCGGAGGGATCGCCGTCCGCAAGTAGTCACCCGCGATGCGCCCGATGTCCTCGGAGGGTTCGAAGACGAGGGTGTTGATACGCCGGTAGCCGGTGCCGCGGGTGCGCACCAACACGTCTTGTACACGCTGGAAGGCTTCGGGGGAGAGCGTGTGCTCGAGAACCTCGACGAGCTCGTTCAGCCGAGCGAGCACTTGAAGATCACGCTTCACGGGATCGAGGAGCAGCGCGTTCAGCAGCTTCCCGACCAGAAAGAGCGGTCCAAGGTCCATGCCCTCGGCCTCTTCGTACTCCCGCCGCAGAGCCTCTAGCTCGCGCTCGCTGGTGTGGTGCCCGACGGACACGACCAAGATCGGATCGGCACCCGCCCTCAGGGCTGGCGCGATCGGCGTGTTGAGCCGCAACCCGCCGTCGCAGTAGAAGCGCTCGCCGACCTTGCGAGTCGGAAAGATGAGGGGGATCGCCGCGGATGCCAGCACGTGGTCGATGGTGATGGGCTCCACTCGGGCCACCCGCACACCGGCCATCGACGGCGCGTAGTTCACGTTGGGCGCGACGTCGGCGAACACCGTGGTCTGCCCCGAGACCACGTGCAGCGCGGCGACCAGCACCGCGTCGATCCGTCCGTCGCGCACGTTGTCGCGCAAACGTTCGAAGTCGATGGCCTGCGCCACCACCTTCTCGAGCGCGCGGGTATCGAGCAGGCTCGACCCCGGCGGGATACTGCCGGTTCCGGAGCGAAAGAACTCGGTCACCCGGCGAGGCCAGCGCATGAGGCCGAGCAGGCGGAGCTTGGCGTGGGTCTCCAGGCGCAGGCTGCGCCAGAAGGTCAGCAGCTCTCCGATCCGGTGGTCGCCTTGGTCGGCCCCCGATGCGAGGTACGCTGCATTGATGGCCCCCACGGACGTCCCCGAGAGCACACGGAAGAGTGGCGGCGCATCCGCCTTCCGCTCGGTCACCTCCATCACGCCCGCAATGACACCTGCCTCGTAGGCACCTCGCATGCCGCCACCGGAGAGCACGACACCGGGAGTTTTTGTCCTAGCGGTCAGGGTTTCGATGCTAACCCAGCTGGGCGAAGGACGCGGAGTTTCCAGCCCAAAGACCGCAACTCAACCCGACGGCGCATCGAACGGAAACGGCCACCCATCGGCGTCGTTGGTGTCGGCTCCCGCGTCACCGGCGTCGATCGGGCAACCGGCGTAGTCGTCCGCGCACACTCCGCCATGGTCCGCGCAGCTCTGCCGGCACTGGCAGGGCGCAGAGTCGACGCGCATGACCTCGCCGTCGGCGCACTCGCAGGTGCCGGGTTTGCAGTCGGCGCAGGCTCCGCTGGAAGACACCACCGCCCCGATCAGTCCAGCCGCGACGAGCCATCGGACCGGGCGGAGCCACCTGCGGATGCCGCGCTTGCCGTCGGTCATGCTGCCGACCTTGGGGCAGATGCACACAAAATGAAAGCGCGGCGACCGGCGGGAAGGCGCGGGTGGCCCCAGGCAGGCCGGCCGCTTAGGCTAGACGGGTATGCTGAGATTTCACGGCGCGCTCGGGCTCGCGCTCCTGACGCTGACGGCATGCGCTGCAGCGCCGCCGGCCGCGGGCGGTCGTACCGACCCGCTCGAACCGCGCGCGGAGCCGGAGCCAACGACCGAACCGTTCAGGGTGCTCTCGCCCAAGGAACGCGTGCCAAGCTTCCGCGTACGGTCCACCGGCGATCGTGTCTTCGACTCGTCCGCGTGGGTCGGGAGCCAGCCGTTCGTTCTCGTGTTCCTCGCGACGTGGTGTCGCGTGTGCGAGATGAAACTCCCGATGGTGACCGATGCGCTCGCCGAGCACCCGGATCTGCCCGTGCTCGTGGTATCGCTGGACGACGCCGAGACCTGGGACGCGCTACCGCGTTTCCTGGCCCGACACCGCCTGGGGCAGCCCGTGATCCGCGGCTCCGCGTTTCCGCGTTTTGCCCTGAGCTACGACCCGCTCCAGACCGTTCCCGTCATCGCCGTGGTGGGAAAGAACGGCTACCTGGTCGATTATCAGGTCGGTTATTCACCCAGCCACGCCCTGCGTCTGGCCGCGGCCCTGGAGATTGCGCGGCGAATGCCGGCGGACGCACCCCCCTTCCTGGACACCCCAGACGCCGAGCCGCCTGGTCTATGATCGCGGCCATGCCAGCGGCCCAGGTCAACCAGACGGAGCTCCGACTGCATGCCTTCGGGCTGAGCGATATCGGCCTCAGGCGTAAGAACAACGAGGACGTCGTCCTGGTGCGCGACGACCTAGCGCTCTATCTGGTGTGTGACGGGGCCGGCGGCCACGATGCCGGAGACATCGCGGCCCAGACTGCGACACGCACCGTCACCAACCTGATCGCGGAGACCCGTGATCAGGCCCTCGGGCAACCTGATTTCGACGTCTTTGGTCTGGCCCGCGATGGACGCCTGCTCGCGACGGCAGCTCACCGCGCGAACCAGGACATCATGGGCATGTCACGGGCTGCTCGCAGTCGCCGAGGCATGGGCACCACCCTCGTAGCTTTGTTGTTCACCAAGCGCGCGTCGATGGCACACCTGGTTCATGTGGGTGACAGCCGCTGCTACCGCTTGCGGGCCGGTCACCTCGAGCAGCTGACCACCGACCACTCGATGATCAACGACGTGATCGAACAACGTCCGGATCTCGACGACGATGTCTTGTCGAGTTTGCCGCAGCACGCGGTGACCCGCGCCCTGGGAATGGAGGACAAATTGCGCGTGCCCCTGGCATCGCGCGAGGTCGTGGATGGCGACCGCTTTCTCTTGTGCAGTGACGGGCTGAGCGGACCGGTTGCGCCCGACGCCATCGCGCAGGCGCTGTCTCGGGGTGATCCTCCGGCCGAGACCGTGGTGGCCCTGATCGATCTCGCCAAAGCTGCGGGCGCTCCGGACAACGTGACGGCCCTCGTCATCGACTGCCAGGGTCCCAAACGAACTGCCGTTCCGGTCTACGACCGGGCCAGCTTCGACTCCCTTCCCAGCGCGCACCCGTCGGATCCGGAGATCTTGCTGCTCGGAATCGAGGAGATCCCCCTCGAGGAGATCAGGAACGCGGAGCTCGACGAGCTCGGGGCGGTGCTCGCGCGGTTGATTCGGCGATGACGACACCCAGCGAACCGGGGGCAGCGCCTCGCTACCGTGTGCATGAACCGCCACTCGGCTCACTCGAGCTGCCGGCGGTAGGCGGTGCCATTGGCAGCGAGCCAGAAGATTTCAGGGTCGACGAGGTGCTCGCGTGGCCGCTGGAGGGCAGCGGCGACCACCTCTGGGTGCGGATCGAAAAACGCCTACTCAACACCCAGGACGCGATCGAGATCATTGCCCGCGGCACGGGCGTCCACCCGCGCGAGATCGGCAGCGCCGGCATGAAGGACAAACACGCGGTCACGTCCCAGTGGCTGTCGTTGCCGGGGAGTGTCGTTGCAACGGACACCTGGCAGCTGCCCGAAGGCATGCGCCTGCTCGAGGCAGTGCGACATCCGAAGAAGCTGCGCACCGGGCAGCTTTCGGGCAACCGTTTCACGATTCGCATCACGAACGTGCCCGAGGGCGGCGCCGCACGCGCCCGTGCAATCACCGAGCGCCTGGTCGAGCACGGCATGCCCAACCACTTCGGTGGACAGCGCTTCGGCATCGGTGGCGCGAACCTGGGGCGTGCCATCGCCTGGCTCGAGTCCGGCGCCCGCGGAGACAAGAAGCGCGGCCGCTTCTACACCAAGCTGTATCCGAGCGTGATCCAGTCCGAGGTGTTCAACCGTTACTTGACGCTCCGCAGCGCCGAGGGTCTCGCGCGATTGATCGCAGGCGACGTGGTGAGGCTCGAAGGCACGGGCTCCGTGTTCCTGGTCGAAGATCCAGAGAAAGAGCAGCCGCGGCTGGAGCAGAAGGATCTACACCTCACCGGCCCGATGCCGGGTCCGAAGATGCGGCGAGCCGGAGCCCGGGCAGCAGAGCTGGAGAAGCTCGCCGCCGAAGCGGCGGGGCTCGACGAAGGCTTGTCCGAAAAGCTGGGGCGCTTCGTCGATGGCACACGTCGCGACCTCCTGGTTTTCCCCAGAGAGCTCGTCGTCGGCGAGCCCGAGCCGGGTGTGATCGAGCTCGGGTTCTTCCTGCCCGCAGGCAGCTATGCGACGGAGCTCGTGCGTGAGCTGACCCGCTCGCCCTTCTTCGCGCCGCGCGGGGAGCCACGGCCGTGAGCGTCGGTGCGAGCCATCCCGACGCGTCGGAGTGA is part of the Myxococcales bacterium genome and encodes:
- a CDS encoding patatin-like phospholipase family protein, which encodes MRGAYEAGVIAGVMEVTERKADAPPLFRVLSGTSVGAINAAYLASGADQGDHRIGELLTFWRSLRLETHAKLRLLGLMRWPRRVTEFFRSGTGSIPPGSSLLDTRALEKVVAQAIDFERLRDNVRDGRIDAVLVAALHVVSGQTTVFADVAPNVNYAPSMAGVRVARVEPITIDHVLASAAIPLIFPTRKVGERFYCDGGLRLNTPIAPALRAGADPILVVSVGHHTSERELEALRREYEEAEGMDLGPLFLVGKLLNALLLDPVKRDLQVLARLNELVEVLEHTLSPEAFQRVQDVLVRTRGTGYRRINTLVFEPSEDIGRIAGDYLRTAIPPKNELNPLLERFLARAAVEGMSQEADWASYLLFDGGFAERLIELGRHDAFARADEIRAVFAGL
- a CDS encoding TlpA family protein disulfide reductase, with the translated sequence MLRFHGALGLALLTLTACAAAPPAAGGRTDPLEPRAEPEPTTEPFRVLSPKERVPSFRVRSTGDRVFDSSAWVGSQPFVLVFLATWCRVCEMKLPMVTDALAEHPDLPVLVVSLDDAETWDALPRFLARHRLGQPVIRGSAFPRFALSYDPLQTVPVIAVVGKNGYLVDYQVGYSPSHALRLAAALEIARRMPADAPPFLDTPDAEPPGL
- a CDS encoding serine/threonine-protein phosphatase → MPAAQVNQTELRLHAFGLSDIGLRRKNNEDVVLVRDDLALYLVCDGAGGHDAGDIAAQTATRTVTNLIAETRDQALGQPDFDVFGLARDGRLLATAAHRANQDIMGMSRAARSRRGMGTTLVALLFTKRASMAHLVHVGDSRCYRLRAGHLEQLTTDHSMINDVIEQRPDLDDDVLSSLPQHAVTRALGMEDKLRVPLASREVVDGDRFLLCSDGLSGPVAPDAIAQALSRGDPPAETVVALIDLAKAAGAPDNVTALVIDCQGPKRTAVPVYDRASFDSLPSAHPSDPEILLLGIEEIPLEEIRNAELDELGAVLARLIRR
- a CDS encoding tRNA pseudouridine(13) synthase TruD, with amino-acid sequence MTTPSEPGAAPRYRVHEPPLGSLELPAVGGAIGSEPEDFRVDEVLAWPLEGSGDHLWVRIEKRLLNTQDAIEIIARGTGVHPREIGSAGMKDKHAVTSQWLSLPGSVVATDTWQLPEGMRLLEAVRHPKKLRTGQLSGNRFTIRITNVPEGGAARARAITERLVEHGMPNHFGGQRFGIGGANLGRAIAWLESGARGDKKRGRFYTKLYPSVIQSEVFNRYLTLRSAEGLARLIAGDVVRLEGTGSVFLVEDPEKEQPRLEQKDLHLTGPMPGPKMRRAGARAAELEKLAAEAAGLDEGLSEKLGRFVDGTRRDLLVFPRELVVGEPEPGVIELGFFLPAGSYATELVRELTRSPFFAPRGEPRP